One part of the Candidatus Hydrogenedentota bacterium genome encodes these proteins:
- a CDS encoding prolyl oligopeptidase family serine peptidase, producing the protein MKGRIVLCLVMATTAAFADDAGVRESTQFGAKRLDFTVDGAPGFVIEPPVRKFDKNHPWVWYAPTFLGRHPDPSHEWYFKPLLDAGFYIAGVEVGESFGSPDGVAAYQAFHTHVVAAYNLSIRPVLLPQSRGGLMLYNWAVAHPESVGAVAGIYTVCSFTSYPGVEKAAPAYGLSAADLEARRADFEPIERLAPLARAGVPVFHIHGDADAVVPVEENAGKLVARYRNLGGTATLKLVAGKGHEVCDEFFKDPEFLAFMLEHGGRARHDE; encoded by the coding sequence ATGAAGGGCAGGATCGTGCTTTGTCTGGTGATGGCGACGACCGCGGCGTTTGCGGACGACGCCGGCGTGCGGGAATCGACCCAGTTCGGCGCGAAACGGCTCGATTTTACTGTGGACGGCGCGCCGGGCTTTGTCATCGAGCCGCCGGTCCGCAAATTCGACAAGAACCATCCCTGGGTCTGGTATGCGCCCACGTTCCTGGGGCGCCACCCCGACCCGAGCCACGAATGGTACTTCAAGCCCCTCCTCGACGCCGGGTTCTACATTGCGGGCGTCGAAGTGGGGGAGTCCTTCGGCAGTCCAGACGGCGTCGCCGCCTACCAGGCCTTCCACACCCACGTAGTAGCCGCGTATAACCTGTCGATCAGGCCCGTGTTGCTCCCGCAGAGCCGGGGCGGGCTCATGCTCTACAACTGGGCCGTTGCGCATCCGGAGTCCGTCGGCGCCGTCGCGGGGATATACACCGTGTGCAGTTTCACCAGCTATCCCGGCGTGGAGAAGGCCGCGCCCGCGTATGGGCTGAGCGCGGCAGACCTGGAAGCGCGCCGGGCAGACTTCGAACCCATCGAACGCCTGGCGCCGCTCGCCCGGGCCGGGGTCCCGGTGTTCCACATACACGGCGACGCCGACGCGGTCGTGCCGGTGGAGGAGAACGCGGGCAAGCTGGTGGCGCGTTACCGAAACCTGGGCGGGACCGCGACCCTGAAGTTGGTGGCCGGGAAAGGACACGAGGTGTGCGACGAGTTTTTCAAGGACCCGGAGTTTCTGGCATTTATGCTGGAGCACGGCGGGAGGGCGCGACATGACGAGTGA